The Sulfurimonas sp. HSL3-2 genome segment GGTGAAACCTGTCCTGAGTAGCGAGACGAAGCATCTCCCAATCTTCATTAAAAAATGCTGCGACCGTGACTGCCGTATGAGAAAGGTTATAGACTGCATTCTCTTTAGAGTAAGATTTTGGCAGAAGCGTTCTTGATTTTGATGTATTGATCGGTTTATTCGGTATAACGACGACTGCTTTAAGATAATCCGGCAGATGCTTCTTTTGTGAAAATACTTTATTTTTTTCAATAGTCGCTGCATTGAAACCGCCCATAACCGCCGGAGTGATATTATCCGGATGAGACTCATATGTCAGTGCATGATTTAGTATACGTCTCTTTGAGACTCTTACACCCGCTGCTTCATGAGCAGTAGATATAGCACTTACGATTACTGCAGATGAACTGCCAAGACCTCTTGACATAGGGATCTGATTATAAAAAGTAAATTTAAAGTTTTGTTTCTTCTCTGTCAGACGTTCATAATGCTCATTAAAGATACTTACAAAAAGGTTGTTTCCTTTTAGTCTCGGGTTGTTCGCACCCTCGCCTTTTATGGCAATACTGAAAAATTTAGACGGGTGGAACTCAACCACGTTTCTAAGATCGACGGCTAAGCCGAGTGAATCAAATCCCGGTCCAAGATTGGCACTTGTTGCTGGTACGCTAATAGTCACTTTTTTCCTTATCAGACAGCACCGATTCCGTATTCGGGAGCTGTGTTAATATCAAAATCATTGTAGTTTAAAAAATCCGGTAACTTAAAATCCGACATTATAACATCGTCAAACTTTTTAGTTTCAATCCCTGTTGAAGTTTTAACAAAATAGAGCTTTCCAACTGCTTTTATCGGTTGATTTTTATTAAAATAAAAGGCATCTGTTGCAAAGAGTGGTATATTTTTTAAGATCGAGAGTGATTTTAAAAATATATATGCCACCTTGATAGCCATAAAACTACCGGGACCGTTCGCGTAAAAAATATTTTTGATCACGTACTTTTTTTCCAACTCCTCATAGATAACAGGCAGTATCTCCGAGCTTTTTTCCTCGGTTATAACTGAATCTATAAGTTGTTTGTCTTCATAAACTCCCGCCATTATGGGGGAACTTAATGCGAGTACTACTAGATCGACCTCTTTTTTATGCATAAGCTTTTGCGTATTCTTTCTCTGTAGAGCCTACGATATCTACGATCTCATAGTTTTCAGGGTCTTTTAAGAGCTCTAGCGTCAGCTTGTGATTAAGGTCATGACTTCCCGCAAGTGCTTCATAGTTACCGATAAAGTTCATCCCTATAAGACTCATATCGCCTATAGCGTCAAGAATCTTATGTCTGACGAACTCATCGCTGAATCTTAGCCCTTCAGGGTTTAATACCTTCTTCTCATCGAGTACTATAGCGTTTTCCAAAGAACCGCCAAGAGCTAAGCCTTTTGATCTTAAGTACTGCACCTCATGTAAGAAACCGAATGTTCTCGCACGAGCCACCTCTTTTTTATAGTTCTCTTTACTAAACTCTAACACATATGCCTGATTTTCTATAACAGGATGAGCGAACTTGATCGTAAAATCGTATTTTA includes the following:
- the thrB gene encoding homoserine kinase is translated as MTISVPATSANLGPGFDSLGLAVDLRNVVEFHPSKFFSIAIKGEGANNPRLKGNNLFVSIFNEHYERLTEKKQNFKFTFYNQIPMSRGLGSSSAVIVSAISTAHEAAGVRVSKRRILNHALTYESHPDNITPAVMGGFNAATIEKNKVFSQKKHLPDYLKAVVVIPNKPINTSKSRTLLPKSYSKENAVYNLSHTAVTVAAFFNEDWEMLRLATQDRFHQKIRMKMMPELFTIQKLAYDSGALMSTLSGSGSTFFSMVYDQDAAALTNRFKQKFPDYEVKCLDFDNNGLVVER